CATGATTTCTGTAGTTGAGCGAGTGAAATTGATTGTTCCTCAGCTACAAAATAAACCTGTGCGGCTATTTGTCAGTTAATTGATTGTTTGTCATTGGTCATTGGTCATTTGTTGTTTATCTTTTATCAGAGGTTGGCTTGGGGATTATTCAAAGCTTTTGCAGATATTCCGGGGGTACGGCATCTACTAACCAAACACCATTATCCGAACAGTAAAATTGATAGCCTACTTGATGCATGGCTGCTGCATCTACAGCTAAAACTACGGGTTTTCCATGTCTTGCGCCGACCGCTTGGGCTGTGGCAATATCTGGTGATAAATGTACGTGGTGCCGCGACATTTTGGTGAGTCCTGCTTGCATAATCGATTCCACAGACTTGTGTCCCGTACCGTGATACAACACGTTTGGGGGAATCACTGGTTGTAACTGTAAATCGACTTTTACGCTATGTCCTTGATTAGCACGAATGAGCGTGCCTGTAGTGTCAAAGGAAAAGCGTTGTTTATCATTATTGGCGACTACTTCCTGTAATTCTTCTAAGGTGATGGGAAATTGATTATTAGCACAGGCTGTAATCAGTTCTTGCACATTCACCCAGCCACCAGGAGACAGTTTAATGCCAATGCGATCGGGTTGGTGGCGGAGATGTTTGCTCAGGTATTTGCTGATTTTAATTAAGCGATTATCCATATTGGTTATTGGTTATTGCCGCAATCCTGAGTTTAATTACAAATTACAAATTACAAATTACGAATTAGTAATTATTGTTGACCAAATTTGTTTGGCGATGATGGCTAAGGCAAGGGAAATCATGACAATCAGTGTCGCTTGACCACCTGGGACTAAGGGTTGATGAATTTTATTGGCGCGTTCCTGTCCTTGTCGTTGCTTCCAAGTCATCAATGCGGGAATGATTCCGCCTAAAACTGAGATACTGAAGGTTCCAGCATAATCTAGGGCAGTAAAAAAGATGTTGGGATTGACTACCCCGAAACTCATGGGAGGTAACAGAACCATCGAATAAAGTGGTAGGCGGCTAGAAAATTTGACTCTGGTAACTAAGAAAATTTCTTGGAAAAAATCTAGCAAACCATAGACAAATCCAATGAATGATGTGGCGATCGCAAACTCGGAGAAAATCGAGACTAATACTCCTAACCATTCTCCCGCACCACCCGATCGCAGAATTTGTAAAGGGTCAAAGATAGTTTTACCAGCAGCAGTATTCTGGATAATTTCTGGGCTGACGCTTCCCAAAATCACGGCATTCCAAGCTAGAAACATCATCAGGGGAATTACCGAACCAATAAAAATAGACTGACGAATTTTTTGGGTGTCGCCTTCTAGCTGAGTCACTACCACGGGCACAATATTATGGTAAAACAGCGCTACAGACATTACTGATATGGCGCTACCTACAGCACTCCAATTTTGAAAGAAAAATTGTGTAGTTTTAACCTGGCCGCCTGCCAACAACAATAGGCCGACAAATGACGCTAAGACAATTGCAACAAACACGCTATTGAGTTTTTCCACAAACTTGTCTCGCCCAAAATACATGATCCCACCAAATAAAAGTGTGAAAACGGTCGTACCCACCCATGCAGGGATAACGTTTTGCACGCCTAATAATTTGGCGATCGCCGAGCCTAAAATCTCTCCTCCTTGGGCGGTGTATGCTACTAGCAGGGCATAGTGTAAAAACAGGTAAGTCCCGCCAGCAATTCGCGCACCGATAAAGCCGAGAGTGTTCTCAATCATCGCCAACATCCCGACACTCGGACGCCCTGCCAAACGCATAGTATTGACGGTGGCTTCTGCAATTAATAACCCGGAAACTAAGGTGTATAACCAAATAGCAATTAGTAGGACTGTAGATGGGACAACGCCAGATGGTAAAGTCACCGCAGGTAACGCCAGAATCCCTGCACCAACAGTCGTTCCCGCAACCAGCGCCGTACTTCCTAAAACACTACCAGGTTGATGAGTTAGCTGTTTTCCATTAAATTCCAGGTTAGAAAACAATCGAGTTACTTGTTCTTGATTGGATGCGATCGCAGTTTGCATAAGTAATGATGCTAAAGTGTGCGCCCAAATAAAAAACGCGATGTTAAATTATGTAACCAATCTTAGCAAAACCCTCAATGTGTCAAATTAAAGCTAATTTTTGAGTTGGCGTATAACTAGGCAAAACAAGATTTAGTGTTTTGTGGTCAAGCTGTAAGTGACGGTCTAATACTGTAGAAATCACATCTCGAAAATCGGTAGCGATCGCTAAATCTCGCTGCTGGTAAAGTTGGGTTGTTGCTAATCCCGGCCAGTCTCCATAAACCTTACCACCGCGCACTTTGCCACCCATTACCCACATTACATTCCCATGTCCGTGGTCTGTGCCACCGTTACCATTTTCTTGTACTGTCCTACCAAACTCAGACATGACCA
The genomic region above belongs to Calothrix sp. NIES-2098 and contains:
- a CDS encoding phosphotransferase KptA/Tpt1, which codes for MDNRLIKISKYLSKHLRHQPDRIGIKLSPGGWVNVQELITACANNQFPITLEELQEVVANNDKQRFSFDTTGTLIRANQGHSVKVDLQLQPVIPPNVLYHGTGHKSVESIMQAGLTKMSRHHVHLSPDIATAQAVGARHGKPVVLAVDAAAMHQVGYQFYCSDNGVWLVDAVPPEYLQKL
- a CDS encoding aromatic amino acid permease, with the translated sequence MQTAIASNQEQVTRLFSNLEFNGKQLTHQPGSVLGSTALVAGTTVGAGILALPAVTLPSGVVPSTVLLIAIWLYTLVSGLLIAEATVNTMRLAGRPSVGMLAMIENTLGFIGARIAGGTYLFLHYALLVAYTAQGGEILGSAIAKLLGVQNVIPAWVGTTVFTLLFGGIMYFGRDKFVEKLNSVFVAIVLASFVGLLLLAGGQVKTTQFFFQNWSAVGSAISVMSVALFYHNIVPVVVTQLEGDTQKIRQSIFIGSVIPLMMFLAWNAVILGSVSPEIIQNTAAGKTIFDPLQILRSGGAGEWLGVLVSIFSEFAIATSFIGFVYGLLDFFQEIFLVTRVKFSSRLPLYSMVLLPPMSFGVVNPNIFFTALDYAGTFSISVLGGIIPALMTWKQRQGQERANKIHQPLVPGGQATLIVMISLALAIIAKQIWSTIITNS